A single Chryseobacterium sp. DNA region contains:
- a CDS encoding AraC family transcriptional regulator has protein sequence MRDQTKSALLFRSEDITIVMQEDLCPEQSFRSHMLEGKSSFNLLFFMSSNINLEADDCGTRFLFKKNQYILHYSSQERVAELWTENQEILKYLQIQINYRYIFNLINPEANSESAEILENMTRNNFIFLHKETPPNMTVEMHMIIKEILNYSKKGLLQKLFVEAEIIKLLILIFEQFNDKNTLQENRETPEIIKKFIDENYHRNIKAEEIGKLIGMNQNIIRKEFKSQYHITITHYIAELRMLKAKKLITNSNIMIKEIAIECGYEYIQNFTRAFKKKFGISPENLRNNK, from the coding sequence ATGAGGGATCAAACTAAAAGTGCCCTTTTGTTCAGATCCGAAGACATTACAATTGTAATGCAGGAAGACTTATGTCCAGAGCAATCTTTCAGATCTCATATGCTTGAGGGGAAATCGAGCTTCAATCTTCTGTTTTTTATGAGTTCCAATATCAATCTGGAAGCCGATGACTGCGGTACAAGGTTTTTATTTAAAAAAAATCAATATATCCTGCATTATTCATCCCAGGAACGTGTGGCAGAATTATGGACGGAAAATCAGGAGATCCTGAAATATCTTCAGATTCAGATCAACTACCGGTATATTTTCAATCTGATCAATCCGGAGGCCAATTCAGAAAGCGCTGAAATATTGGAGAATATGACCCGCAACAATTTTATATTCCTCCACAAAGAAACACCTCCCAATATGACCGTGGAAATGCATATGATTATTAAGGAAATCCTCAATTACTCGAAAAAAGGGCTTCTCCAGAAGCTTTTTGTAGAAGCTGAGATCATTAAACTTCTGATCCTGATTTTTGAGCAGTTCAACGATAAAAATACATTACAGGAAAACCGGGAAACCCCTGAAATAATCAAAAAATTCATTGATGAAAACTACCATAGAAATATTAAGGCTGAGGAAATAGGAAAACTCATCGGAATGAATCAGAATATTATCAGGAAAGAGTTTAAATCCCAATATCACATCACCATAACCCATTATATTGCAGAGCTGAGGATGCTGAAAGCAAAAAAACTGATCACCAACAGCAATATTATGATCAAAGAAATTGCTATTGAATGCGGCTATGAATATATACAGAATTTTACCCGCGCCTTTAAAAAGAAGTTTGGAATCTCTCCGGAGAATCTAAGGAATAATAAATAG
- the fumC gene encoding class II fumarate hydratase yields the protein MNYRIEKDTMGEVQVPADKLWGAQTERSRNNFKIGPEGSMPHEIIEAFAYLKKAAAFANSDLGVLQAEKRDMIAKVCDEILEGKLNDQFPLVIWQTGSGTQSNMNVNEVVSNRAHVNNGGTLGEKSEIHPNDDVNKSQSSNDTYPTAMHIAAYKKVVEVTIPAVEKLKNTLAEKSKAFKDVVKIGRTHLMDATPLTLGQEFSGYAAQLEFGLRALRNTLPHLSELALGGTAVGTGLNTPTGYDVKVAEYIARFTNHPFITAENKFEALAAHDAIVETHGALKQLAVSLFKIAQDIRLLASGPRSGIGEIFIPENEPGSSIMPGKVNPTQNEALTMVCAQVLGNDTTISFAGTQGNYELNVFKPVMAYNFLQSAQLIADACISFNDHCAVGIEPNHERIKELVDKSLMLVTALNTHIGYENAAKIAKTAHKNGTTLKEEAVNLGLLTAEQFDEWVKPEDMVGSLK from the coding sequence ATGAATTACAGAATAGAAAAAGACACCATGGGAGAAGTGCAGGTCCCTGCAGATAAACTTTGGGGTGCACAGACGGAACGTTCCAGAAATAATTTCAAAATCGGTCCTGAAGGTTCAATGCCGCACGAAATCATTGAAGCTTTCGCCTATTTAAAAAAGGCGGCAGCTTTTGCCAATAGCGATCTTGGAGTACTTCAGGCTGAAAAAAGAGATATGATCGCAAAGGTCTGTGATGAAATTCTGGAAGGTAAACTGAATGATCAATTTCCTTTGGTCATTTGGCAAACGGGTTCAGGCACCCAGTCAAACATGAATGTCAATGAAGTGGTTTCAAACAGGGCACATGTCAATAACGGCGGAACCTTAGGAGAAAAATCCGAAATTCATCCAAATGACGATGTCAACAAATCTCAGTCATCAAATGACACCTATCCTACAGCGATGCACATCGCAGCTTATAAAAAAGTAGTGGAAGTAACGATTCCGGCTGTAGAAAAATTAAAGAATACGCTCGCCGAAAAATCCAAAGCCTTTAAAGATGTCGTAAAAATCGGAAGGACCCACCTGATGGATGCTACACCCCTTACCCTGGGCCAGGAATTTTCAGGCTATGCAGCCCAACTGGAATTCGGGTTGAGAGCTTTAAGAAATACACTGCCCCACCTTTCCGAACTTGCTTTGGGAGGAACTGCCGTAGGAACAGGACTTAATACTCCAACCGGTTATGATGTAAAAGTAGCGGAATATATCGCCAGGTTTACGAATCATCCTTTTATTACAGCAGAAAATAAATTTGAAGCACTTGCCGCACATGATGCTATCGTTGAAACACACGGAGCCTTAAAACAGCTTGCGGTTTCTTTATTCAAAATTGCACAGGATATCCGATTATTGGCATCCGGGCCGCGTTCCGGAATCGGGGAGATCTTTATTCCTGAAAACGAACCGGGATCTTCCATAATGCCAGGAAAGGTAAATCCTACTCAAAACGAAGCATTGACCATGGTGTGTGCTCAGGTTTTAGGAAATGACACGACCATTTCTTTTGCAGGAACACAGGGTAATTATGAGCTGAATGTATTTAAGCCGGTAATGGCTTACAATTTCTTGCAGTCAGCACAGCTTATTGCTGATGCATGTATTTCATTTAATGACCACTGTGCAGTAGGTATTGAGCCGAATCATGAAAGAATTAAAGAGCTTGTGGATAAATCTTTAATGCTGGTAACCGCTTTGAATACGCATATCGGGTATGAAAATGCAGCAAAAATTGCAAAAACAGCCCATAAGAATGGTACCACCTTAAAAGAAGAAGCCGTGAATCTTGGCCTTCTAACCGCTGAACAGTTTGATGAATGGGTGAAACCGGAAGACATGGTAGGAAGTCTGAAATAA
- a CDS encoding T9SS type A sorting domain-containing protein, producing MFRNLHFAVREIRTGLALLTLLGSYSHAQQWEDVGGVQNVSAGGSSFNNLVIDLAGNYYLSYYDVSVAKGSVQKFDGTSWSFLGGGAGITTGTAPYNSLSINTAGTSVYYTNQIGYPGSGLEVRQFDGSAWALLPNATNNSVNYQASAVSPNNVLFTYGSYGSGTVKKYINGAWEQVGNSGFSGGAEFAEMVIGTNNIVYTANVSGGLKVYQNSTDASSSQNWTLVGGAVVDAASSGEHYSSDIALDAANNIYVAYVSASSMGKKLNVKKFNGTSWVQVGNADFSSGKAQHVAIAVTSSGVPYVVASRFENDDFLRNTVYQLDASQNWVPFGGDFISGDQAKYNDLAIDNAHHYLVLAYSEDATKVKRISLPGNTPLCNNTDPGINPGDTGCVTFIYQGQQVSYATVRGGDGKIWLQQNLGSSQVAASMADTDSYGDLFQWGRWDDGHQLRNSPVASAPAPNTPAGITGQGSYITGSPAWWSGFASTDTWTASTLAEVKHYIGIDPCKAIGPDWKMPSQAEWVGIVTTEGISNPVTAYNSRLKLPAGGYRGSGTGDFTFVGQRGYFWSSDTSSLGAKYLYIGSTLANASAGAPRGQGASVRCIKPFSSLGTSEVRPNMNTIGIYPNPTHGIIFVKAGSSIDQINVTNTAGQKMNVKFSNDQIDMNGLSNGLYIVELKLKNGQMVSKKIIKN from the coding sequence ATGTTTAGAAATTTACATTTTGCAGTAAGGGAAATCAGAACAGGATTGGCGCTGCTTACCCTTTTAGGGAGCTATTCGCATGCCCAGCAATGGGAAGACGTAGGAGGAGTACAAAATGTATCTGCGGGAGGAAGTAGTTTTAATAACCTGGTGATTGATCTTGCGGGAAATTATTATCTGTCCTATTATGATGTTTCGGTGGCTAAAGGCTCTGTTCAGAAGTTTGATGGAACCTCATGGTCCTTCCTTGGAGGAGGAGCTGGAATTACCACAGGAACAGCCCCCTACAATTCATTATCTATAAATACTGCAGGAACAAGTGTGTATTATACTAATCAGATTGGGTATCCCGGTTCGGGGCTTGAAGTCCGTCAGTTTGATGGCTCTGCATGGGCATTGCTACCCAATGCCACCAATAATTCGGTAAACTACCAGGCATCCGCAGTATCACCAAATAATGTCTTGTTTACTTATGGATCTTACGGTTCCGGAACCGTAAAAAAATATATAAACGGAGCATGGGAGCAGGTAGGAAACTCGGGATTTTCAGGCGGTGCTGAATTTGCAGAAATGGTGATCGGGACCAATAATATAGTCTATACAGCCAACGTGTCAGGAGGCTTAAAAGTATATCAAAACAGTACGGATGCTTCATCTTCACAGAACTGGACCCTGGTAGGCGGGGCAGTTGTAGATGCGGCTTCCTCAGGAGAACACTATTCTTCAGATATAGCACTGGATGCAGCTAATAACATTTATGTTGCCTATGTTTCTGCAAGTTCTATGGGTAAAAAACTGAATGTAAAAAAATTCAACGGAACTTCTTGGGTACAGGTAGGAAATGCAGATTTTTCAAGTGGAAAAGCACAGCATGTTGCTATAGCTGTTACTTCGTCAGGGGTACCTTATGTAGTAGCGAGCCGTTTTGAAAATGATGACTTTTTGAGAAATACGGTATATCAGCTGGATGCTTCCCAGAACTGGGTTCCTTTCGGAGGAGACTTTATCTCCGGTGATCAGGCAAAATACAATGATCTGGCAATAGATAATGCCCATCATTATCTTGTATTGGCTTATTCTGAGGATGCCACCAAAGTAAAAAGAATTTCATTGCCGGGAAATACTCCGCTTTGTAATAATACAGATCCCGGAATTAATCCCGGAGATACAGGATGTGTAACTTTTATTTACCAGGGACAGCAGGTTTCTTATGCCACGGTAAGAGGTGGAGATGGAAAAATATGGCTTCAGCAGAATCTTGGAAGTTCACAGGTTGCTGCATCGATGGCCGATACGGATTCGTATGGAGATCTCTTCCAATGGGGAAGATGGGATGATGGTCACCAGCTGAGAAATTCTCCGGTAGCCTCTGCCCCGGCTCCAAACACTCCGGCAGGAATAACCGGTCAGGGATCTTATATTACCGGGTCACCAGCATGGTGGAGTGGTTTTGCATCAACAGATACATGGACTGCATCAACCCTTGCAGAAGTAAAGCATTATATTGGGATAGATCCTTGTAAAGCCATCGGGCCAGATTGGAAAATGCCTTCTCAGGCTGAGTGGGTAGGCATTGTAACGACAGAAGGAATTTCAAATCCGGTTACGGCATACAACAGTCGTCTGAAATTACCGGCGGGTGGATACAGAGGATCCGGTACCGGAGACTTTACCTTTGTAGGGCAGAGAGGATACTTCTGGAGTTCTGATACTTCCAGTCTGGGAGCCAAATACTTATATATAGGCTCTACGCTCGCTAATGCTTCAGCAGGGGCCCCGAGAGGTCAGGGAGCATCGGTAAGATGTATAAAACCTTTTTCTTCCCTCGGAACTTCAGAAGTCAGACCGAATATGAATACGATAGGAATATATCCGAATCCTACCCATGGAATTATCTTTGTAAAAGCAGGCAGCAGTATTGACCAAATCAATGTTACCAATACAGCAGGACAAAAAATGAACGTTAAATTCTCGAATGATCAGATTGATATGAACGGGCTTTCCAATGGATTATATATCGTAGAATTAAAGTTAAAAAACGGACAGATGGTTTCTAAGAAAATCATTAAAAACTAA
- a CDS encoding AAA family ATPase — MLSRIYIKNFALIDTLEVSLKNGLQVITGETGAGKSIILGALRLILGERADVKSVSNTEEKSIVETEFALHNQFKKFFIENDLDYELQTIIRREILPSGKSRAFINDVPVTLDVLKEFSSQLIDIHSQFETSNLFTSEYQFKIIDGLSENKHIIEKYQQEFSDFQSLKLQLKKLHTQLSETNKESDYKEFLLNELEELKLDEVDYEDMQNQLAIQENAGMISENLGQILSRFHQEEIGILSFFHEAKNKLSKISEISTSFAELNERLDTSFVEIKDIISELEHEAEKVEINPENLLLLTELNNKINALLLKHNVSDINELIAVRDELAGEQKGASELEAQIAETEENISKKEKGLQLLAEKLSVNRKKNIPVFVKKAENLLKKLGLEKAKVDIELQDTLEFNLFGKESIQLLFQANSGFPLKPIQTAISGGERSRVMLAVKKIIAESDDLPTLILDEIDTGVSGKVAEEIGNLMREMSRDMQLIVISHLAQVAAKGNDNYKVVKQDISGRTQSTIIPLNDEEKLTEIAQLLSGSKITEAALAQAKELIG, encoded by the coding sequence ATGCTTTCGAGAATTTACATTAAAAATTTTGCCTTAATTGATACCCTGGAAGTATCATTAAAAAATGGATTGCAGGTAATAACCGGTGAAACAGGAGCTGGTAAATCTATTATTTTAGGTGCTTTGAGACTTATTTTGGGGGAAAGGGCAGATGTGAAATCTGTTTCGAATACTGAAGAAAAAAGTATTGTAGAAACGGAGTTTGCTCTTCATAATCAGTTTAAAAAATTCTTTATAGAAAATGATCTTGATTATGAACTTCAGACGATTATCAGACGTGAAATTTTACCTTCAGGAAAATCACGGGCATTCATTAATGATGTTCCGGTAACGCTGGATGTACTTAAAGAATTTTCCTCACAGCTGATTGATATTCATTCCCAGTTTGAAACTTCAAATCTGTTCACCTCAGAATACCAGTTTAAAATCATTGACGGGCTTTCTGAAAACAAGCATATCATTGAAAAATACCAACAGGAATTCTCAGATTTCCAGAGCTTAAAATTACAGCTTAAAAAGCTACACACCCAGCTTTCCGAAACGAATAAAGAAAGTGATTATAAGGAATTCCTGCTGAATGAACTGGAAGAATTAAAGCTGGATGAAGTGGACTATGAGGATATGCAGAATCAGCTTGCCATCCAGGAAAATGCAGGCATGATCTCTGAAAACCTGGGCCAGATTCTGTCAAGGTTTCACCAGGAAGAAATCGGGATCTTATCTTTCTTTCATGAAGCTAAAAATAAACTGTCGAAAATCTCTGAAATTTCGACCAGTTTTGCTGAACTGAATGAAAGGCTTGATACTTCTTTTGTGGAGATCAAAGATATTATTTCTGAGCTTGAGCATGAAGCAGAAAAGGTGGAAATCAACCCGGAAAACCTGCTGCTCCTTACAGAGCTTAATAATAAAATCAATGCTTTACTTCTAAAGCACAATGTTTCAGATATCAATGAACTGATCGCTGTAAGAGACGAGTTGGCGGGAGAGCAGAAGGGAGCTTCAGAACTGGAAGCGCAGATTGCTGAAACGGAAGAAAATATTTCTAAGAAAGAAAAGGGCCTTCAGCTACTTGCTGAAAAACTTTCAGTAAACAGGAAAAAAAATATCCCCGTCTTTGTAAAAAAAGCAGAAAATCTTCTCAAAAAGCTAGGTCTTGAAAAAGCTAAGGTAGATATAGAACTACAGGATACTCTGGAATTTAATCTATTTGGAAAAGAAAGTATTCAGCTGTTATTTCAGGCGAATTCAGGTTTTCCCCTAAAACCAATTCAAACGGCTATTTCCGGTGGAGAAAGATCTAGAGTGATGCTAGCCGTTAAGAAGATTATTGCTGAAAGCGATGATCTGCCCACTCTTATTTTGGATGAAATAGATACGGGAGTTTCCGGAAAGGTAGCAGAAGAAATCGGCAATCTGATGAGGGAAATGTCCAGAGATATGCAGCTGATCGTTATTTCCCATCTGGCGCAGGTGGCAGCGAAAGGAAACGACAATTATAAAGTAGTGAAACAGGACATCTCCGGAAGAACGCAGTCTACCATTATTCCGTTAAATGATGAAGAAAAACTTACTGAGATTGCTCAGCTTCTCTCCGGAAGCAAAATTACCGAAGCTGCATTGGCGCAGGCTAAAGAGCTGATTGGCTAA
- a CDS encoding fumarate hydratase, producing MEFRYQDPYPIQKEDTVYKKLTSDYVKVEKLGDREILTIDPKGLELLAEEAMADVSFMLRSSHLESLKRIIDDPEATDNDRFVAYNLLQNAAVAVEGALPSCQDTGTAIVIGKKGENVYTGVDDGEFLSKGIYNTYQKRNLRYSQVVPLTMFDEKNSGSNLPAQIDIYAKKGDYYEFLFLTKGGGSANKTFLYQKTKSLLNEKSLEAFVKERISDLGTAACPPYHLALVIGGTSAEANLAAVKKASAKYYDHLPTEGNEAGQAFRDLEWEAKVQKICQESAIGAQFGGKYLTHDVRVIRLPRHAASCPVGMGVSCSADRNIKGKITKEGIFLEQLEQDPKRFLPATPPHLEEAVEVDLNKPMPEILAELSKYPIKTRLKLNGTLIVARDIAHAKIKELIDSGKPMPEYFKNHPIYYAGPAKTPDGMASGSFGPTTAGRMDVYVDEFQSHGGSMIMLAKGNRSKDVTNACGKYGGFYLGSIGGPAAILAKDNIVSVDVVDFPELGMEAVRKIEVKDFPAFIITDDKGNDFFADLAH from the coding sequence ATGGAATTTAGATATCAGGATCCGTATCCAATTCAGAAAGAGGATACGGTGTATAAAAAACTTACATCAGATTATGTAAAGGTTGAAAAACTGGGTGACAGAGAAATTTTAACAATAGACCCGAAAGGATTGGAATTACTGGCTGAGGAAGCTATGGCAGATGTTTCATTCATGTTGCGTTCCTCACATTTAGAAAGCCTTAAAAGAATCATTGATGATCCTGAAGCTACAGACAATGACCGGTTCGTTGCTTATAACTTGTTGCAAAATGCTGCTGTGGCGGTGGAAGGAGCTTTACCTTCTTGCCAGGATACAGGAACGGCAATTGTGATTGGTAAAAAAGGAGAAAATGTATATACCGGGGTTGATGACGGTGAATTTTTGAGCAAAGGAATCTACAATACCTATCAGAAAAGAAACTTAAGATATTCTCAAGTAGTTCCTTTAACCATGTTTGACGAGAAAAATTCAGGTTCAAATCTTCCTGCACAGATTGATATTTATGCTAAAAAAGGAGATTACTACGAGTTTTTGTTCTTAACAAAAGGAGGAGGTTCTGCCAACAAAACATTCCTTTATCAAAAGACTAAATCTTTATTGAACGAAAAATCTCTTGAAGCCTTTGTAAAAGAAAGAATTTCTGATTTGGGGACAGCTGCGTGCCCGCCTTATCACCTGGCATTGGTTATTGGAGGAACTTCTGCTGAAGCGAATCTGGCCGCAGTAAAAAAAGCATCTGCAAAATATTATGACCATCTTCCGACAGAAGGAAATGAAGCCGGCCAGGCGTTCAGAGACCTTGAATGGGAGGCTAAGGTTCAGAAAATCTGCCAGGAAAGTGCCATTGGGGCACAGTTTGGTGGGAAATATCTTACTCACGACGTAAGGGTGATCAGACTTCCGAGACACGCCGCTTCTTGTCCTGTAGGGATGGGGGTTTCCTGTTCTGCAGACAGAAATATTAAAGGAAAAATTACAAAAGAAGGGATTTTCCTTGAGCAGTTGGAACAAGATCCAAAGAGGTTTTTGCCCGCTACTCCGCCACACCTGGAAGAAGCGGTAGAAGTTGATTTGAATAAACCGATGCCTGAAATTTTAGCTGAGCTTTCAAAATATCCAATCAAAACAAGATTAAAATTGAACGGAACTTTGATCGTTGCAAGAGATATTGCTCATGCAAAAATCAAAGAACTGATTGACAGTGGGAAACCAATGCCGGAATATTTTAAAAACCACCCGATTTATTACGCCGGACCTGCAAAAACTCCGGATGGAATGGCGTCAGGAAGTTTCGGACCTACAACTGCGGGAAGAATGGATGTGTATGTTGATGAATTTCAAAGCCATGGAGGAAGTATGATCATGCTGGCAAAAGGGAATAGAAGTAAAGATGTTACAAATGCTTGCGGAAAATACGGAGGGTTCTATCTGGGATCAATCGGTGGACCCGCTGCAATTTTGGCGAAAGATAATATTGTATCGGTTGATGTGGTCGATTTCCCTGAATTAGGAATGGAAGCTGTAAGAAAAATTGAAGTAAAAGACTTCCCGGCATTCATTATTACCGATGATAAAGGAAATGATTTCTTCGCAGATCTTGCCCACTAA